In Blastopirellula sediminis, the following proteins share a genomic window:
- a CDS encoding acetylxylan esterase, with amino-acid sequence MFRFSAVIVSLSLLSIATNLWADSPKEPQTPKALAPEAKPADYRLAPPKDLNGYFPFNPPAKDQWPARAEEVKRQLSVALGIWPQPAKTPLNAVVHGKLEFDDYTVEKVYFESLPGFYVTGSLYRPKNAKGPVPAVLCPHGHWPDGRFYDRGAEGILQDLVGGSERFEEGGRSPLQARCVQLARMGCVAFLYDMIGYADSVQLSRELAHGFAKQRPEMNTTENWGMFSPQAEANLQSIMGLQTWNSIRALDFLESLPDVDQKRLGVTGSSGGGTQTMILAALDPRIVTSYPAVMVSTSMQGGCTCENCSMLRIDTGNVEFAALFAPKLQGMTAADDWTKEMATKGFPELKKLYEELGAPKNVSLHAAVHFPHNYNNVARAPMYDIFSRAFGLGIKAPIVEHDYTLLTKDQLTVWDDQHPRPEAGSEDYERKLLHDMKTESDKAIAALTPTDEASFAKFQEVVGGAWKSLIGAKTPTFDALQLEVTDKTAKEGYLQITGLLRKNAGSDQQTELPIVFLYPEKWNSQAVLWLSPAGKGGLYGADGNLTPMVKQLVEKGTSVVGVDLLGQGEFGVEELNPIVENPREFAGYTYGYNRTLFADRVADVLAVGAFLRGHERAAKYVDLVGVGNCGVIAAAARAEDPALFDRAVIATGGFRFAKLLDFRDASFIPGGAKYGDLPALLALAAPQSALVLGEPAEGLPLVKGAYAARGAAEAQKNGDDRSSIVPYLTAPR; translated from the coding sequence ATGTTTCGATTCTCCGCCGTAATTGTATCGCTATCGTTGCTGTCGATCGCCACGAATTTGTGGGCTGACTCACCGAAAGAGCCGCAAACCCCCAAGGCGCTCGCCCCCGAGGCGAAGCCGGCCGATTATCGGCTCGCTCCGCCGAAAGACCTGAACGGCTACTTTCCGTTCAATCCTCCGGCGAAAGATCAGTGGCCTGCTCGCGCCGAAGAGGTGAAACGGCAACTGAGCGTCGCCCTGGGCATCTGGCCGCAACCGGCGAAGACTCCGCTCAACGCGGTCGTCCATGGCAAGTTGGAGTTCGACGACTACACGGTCGAGAAGGTTTACTTTGAAAGTCTGCCGGGCTTCTACGTTACCGGCAGTCTCTATCGCCCGAAGAACGCCAAAGGCCCAGTGCCGGCCGTTCTCTGTCCGCACGGACATTGGCCTGACGGTCGCTTCTACGACCGCGGCGCCGAGGGAATCCTGCAGGATCTGGTCGGCGGCAGCGAACGCTTTGAAGAAGGGGGCCGATCGCCGCTGCAAGCTCGCTGCGTGCAATTAGCTCGCATGGGTTGCGTCGCCTTCCTGTATGACATGATCGGCTACGCCGACAGCGTGCAGCTCTCGCGTGAACTGGCCCATGGCTTCGCCAAGCAGCGACCTGAGATGAACACGACCGAGAACTGGGGGATGTTCAGCCCGCAAGCCGAAGCGAACCTGCAGTCGATCATGGGACTGCAAACCTGGAACTCGATCCGTGCGCTCGACTTCCTCGAGTCGCTCCCCGACGTCGATCAGAAGCGTCTCGGCGTCACCGGTTCCAGCGGCGGCGGCACGCAGACCATGATCTTGGCGGCCCTCGATCCGCGCATTGTTACCTCGTATCCGGCGGTGATGGTCTCGACGTCGATGCAAGGCGGCTGCACCTGCGAGAACTGCTCGATGCTGCGGATCGATACCGGCAACGTCGAGTTCGCGGCGCTGTTCGCTCCGAAGCTGCAAGGGATGACTGCGGCCGACGACTGGACGAAGGAGATGGCGACGAAGGGATTCCCCGAACTGAAGAAGCTGTACGAAGAGCTCGGCGCTCCGAAGAACGTCTCGCTGCACGCGGCCGTCCACTTTCCGCACAACTACAACAACGTCGCTCGAGCGCCGATGTACGACATCTTCAGCCGCGCCTTTGGACTCGGAATCAAAGCGCCGATCGTCGAGCACGACTACACGCTGCTGACGAAAGACCAGCTGACCGTCTGGGACGATCAGCATCCACGTCCGGAGGCTGGCTCGGAAGACTACGAGCGGAAGCTACTGCACGACATGAAGACCGAATCAGACAAGGCGATCGCCGCGCTCACGCCGACCGACGAAGCGAGCTTCGCCAAGTTCCAGGAAGTGGTCGGCGGGGCCTGGAAGTCGCTGATCGGCGCGAAGACGCCGACCTTCGACGCGCTGCAACTGGAAGTGACCGACAAGACGGCGAAGGAGGGTTACCTGCAGATCACTGGACTGTTACGGAAGAACGCCGGCAGCGATCAGCAGACCGAGTTGCCGATCGTCTTCCTCTATCCGGAGAAATGGAACAGCCAGGCGGTTCTGTGGCTATCGCCGGCAGGGAAGGGGGGCCTCTATGGCGCCGACGGCAACCTGACGCCGATGGTGAAACAGCTGGTTGAGAAGGGAACGTCGGTCGTCGGCGTCGATCTGCTGGGACAAGGAGAATTCGGCGTTGAGGAGTTGAATCCGATCGTGGAGAACCCGCGGGAGTTCGCCGGCTATACCTATGGTTACAACCGGACGCTGTTCGCCGATCGAGTCGCCGATGTGCTGGCGGTCGGCGCCTTTTTGCGAGGGCATGAGCGCGCGGCCAAGTATGTCGACCTGGTCGGCGTCGGCAACTGCGGCGTGATCGCGGCGGCGGCTCGGGCCGAAGACCCGGCCCTCTTCGATCGCGCGGTGATCGCGACCGGCGGCTTCCGTTTCGCCAAGCTGCTCGATTTCCGCGATGCGTCGTTCATCCCCGGCGGAGCCAAATATGGCGATTTGCCGGCGCTGCTGGCTTTGGCGGCGCCGCAATCGGCGCTGGTCCTGGGAGAGCCGGCCGAAGGGTTGCCGCTGGTGAAAGGGGCCTATGCGGCTCGCGGAGCGGCGGAAGCGCAAAAAAATGGGGACGATCGAAGTTCGATCGTCCCCTATCTGACGGCTCCGCGTTAG
- a CDS encoding SAM-dependent methyltransferase, which produces MSPNVDETSASAPAKTRKTVKECYDFFDCVFPACGLRDLTEGMYHGDPTGSYQQAQRNQVEWLLDQVHCQAGSRILDIGFGYGTLLEAARDRGAHGVGISVSPPQVERGLANGLDVRLLNYRNMGEEWNEQFDAVIANGSAEHFVHPDDIIAGRADQIYRELFRICHRLIDPASPSRRFATTIIHCNDRTPVPTFAELKKSPFAFAWRSPKFHYAMIQQTFGGFYPEPQQLERCAQDYFRLSGEVDGTEDYHLTSEQWFAHVRRQMMSLKNGPRIFGNLVRQFCRRPRHTTLMLICLLVTESWQEQFRGEHPATTLLRQTWDYVPSPVPLSEEIAETKATLLSS; this is translated from the coding sequence ATGTCACCAAACGTCGACGAGACATCGGCGAGCGCGCCGGCGAAAACGCGGAAAACGGTCAAGGAATGTTACGATTTCTTTGACTGCGTCTTTCCCGCTTGTGGACTGCGGGATCTGACCGAGGGAATGTACCACGGCGATCCGACGGGTTCTTACCAGCAGGCGCAGCGTAACCAGGTCGAGTGGCTATTGGACCAGGTCCACTGTCAGGCAGGGTCCCGAATTCTCGACATTGGGTTTGGCTACGGAACGCTGCTGGAAGCGGCGCGTGATCGCGGCGCCCATGGCGTTGGGATCTCGGTCTCGCCACCGCAGGTCGAGCGCGGGCTTGCTAACGGCCTGGACGTCCGCTTGCTCAACTATCGCAACATGGGCGAAGAGTGGAACGAACAGTTTGACGCGGTGATCGCCAACGGATCGGCCGAACACTTCGTCCATCCTGACGACATCATCGCCGGCCGGGCGGATCAAATCTATCGCGAGCTGTTTCGCATTTGCCATCGCCTGATCGATCCTGCATCGCCGTCGCGGCGATTTGCGACGACCATTATTCACTGCAATGACCGTACGCCTGTCCCAACGTTCGCGGAACTGAAAAAGTCTCCGTTCGCCTTCGCATGGCGATCGCCAAAGTTCCACTATGCGATGATTCAACAGACGTTTGGCGGCTTCTATCCCGAACCCCAGCAACTCGAACGTTGCGCACAGGACTACTTTCGACTATCGGGCGAAGTCGACGGAACGGAAGACTATCACCTGACCTCGGAACAGTGGTTCGCCCACGTCCGTCGCCAGATGATGTCGCTGAAGAACGGACCGCGAATCTTTGGCAATCTTGTGAGGCAGTTTTGCCGACGTCCGCGTCACACGACGCTGATGTTGATCTGCCTGCTGGTCACCGAGTCGTGGCAGGAACAGTTCCGCGGCGAACATCCTGCGACGACGTTGTTGCGGCAGACCTGGGACTATGTCCCGTCGCCCGTACCGCTTTCTGAGGAAATCGCCGAGACCAAGGCGACGCTACTCAGTTCGTAG
- a CDS encoding serine/threonine-protein kinase, translated as MADSSPSAFATTNDLTGKSLGDYQVLRRLGRGAMAEVYLAQQTSLKRQVALKILLPSLAQQESYVKRFHREAQAAAALTHANIVQIFEVGCIDGIHFIAQEYVPGQTLKQLTGKTGSVDAKAGFAILRQVAAALIKAAEQGIVHRDIKPENVLITASGEVKVADFGLSRVVSQNGEGLNLTEIGVTLGTPLYMSPEQVEGKQVDARSDIYSLGVTIYHLLAGRPPFDGDTALAVAVQHLQTEPPRLETLRKDLPPQLTRVIHKMLAKKPEKRQQNASELLQELREVLEAVGPDKLGGGVHDWSMPELAAIGDRSAATRELDRLMKIAGRSGKHFAAARMWIGAIALVLLCFGLGAALAWSSREAPLLQPDRPLASEEFPNHGSAEEQFYRAMMDGSPEAFHSVGQYFPLESSADAKAWTLKAMKQEATILMNRGGAENYAKALRIFRELASQDSSETEARAFGAAGQAICLYRMEDYKRAREIAVDAKVLQKSIEVDADFNRQFEEVWTALANRPGA; from the coding sequence ATGGCCGATTCCTCACCATCCGCCTTCGCCACGACGAATGACCTTACAGGTAAGTCGCTGGGCGATTATCAAGTGCTGCGGCGGCTGGGTCGTGGAGCGATGGCTGAGGTCTATCTGGCCCAACAGACCAGCCTGAAACGGCAGGTCGCGCTGAAGATCTTGCTGCCGTCGCTGGCGCAGCAGGAGTCGTACGTCAAACGGTTTCACCGCGAAGCCCAAGCGGCCGCGGCGCTGACGCACGCCAACATCGTCCAGATTTTTGAAGTCGGCTGCATCGACGGCATTCACTTCATCGCACAAGAGTACGTTCCCGGTCAGACGCTGAAGCAACTGACCGGCAAGACCGGCTCGGTCGACGCCAAAGCGGGCTTCGCCATTCTACGGCAGGTCGCCGCCGCGCTGATCAAAGCGGCGGAGCAGGGGATCGTCCATCGCGACATCAAGCCTGAGAACGTCCTGATCACCGCTTCGGGCGAAGTGAAGGTCGCCGACTTCGGCCTCTCGCGCGTCGTCAGCCAGAACGGCGAAGGGCTGAACCTGACCGAGATCGGCGTGACGCTTGGTACGCCGCTTTATATGAGTCCCGAACAGGTCGAAGGGAAGCAGGTCGACGCCCGCAGCGACATCTACTCGCTCGGCGTGACGATTTACCATCTGCTCGCCGGTCGTCCGCCGTTCGACGGCGACACGGCGCTAGCGGTTGCGGTGCAACATCTGCAGACCGAACCGCCGCGGCTCGAAACGCTTCGCAAAGACCTACCGCCGCAATTGACGCGCGTCATTCACAAGATGCTCGCCAAGAAGCCGGAGAAACGTCAACAGAACGCCTCGGAACTGCTGCAAGAGTTGCGTGAGGTTTTGGAGGCGGTTGGTCCTGACAAGCTAGGGGGCGGCGTCCACGACTGGTCGATGCCGGAACTGGCCGCAATCGGCGATCGCTCCGCTGCCACGCGGGAACTGGATCGGTTGATGAAGATCGCCGGCCGCTCGGGCAAGCACTTCGCTGCGGCTCGCATGTGGATTGGGGCGATCGCCTTGGTGCTCCTCTGCTTTGGGCTGGGAGCGGCGCTCGCCTGGTCGAGTCGCGAAGCGCCGCTGCTGCAGCCGGATCGTCCGCTCGCCAGCGAAGAGTTCCCCAATCATGGCTCGGCCGAAGAGCAGTTCTATCGCGCCATGATGGACGGTTCCCCGGAAGCGTTTCATAGCGTCGGCCAATACTTTCCGCTCGAGTCGAGCGCCGACGCCAAAGCTTGGACGCTGAAAGCGATGAAACAGGAAGCGACGATCCTGATGAACCGCGGTGGCGCCGAGAACTACGCCAAAGCGCTTCGCATCTTTCGCGAACTCGCTTCGCAGGACAGCTCAGAAACGGAAGCTCGCGCGTTTGGCGCCGCCGGCCAGGCAATCTGCTTGTATCGCATGGAAGATTACAAGCGAGCCCGCGAAATCGCCGTCGACGCGAAAGTGCTGCAAAAGTCGATCGAAGTCGACGCCGACTTCAATCGCCAGTTTGAAGAAGTGTGGACGGCGCTGGCGAATCGCCCTGGCGCGTAG
- a CDS encoding low affinity iron permease family protein encodes MPCFRSISAWMALLGLCVAGLATTPATAAEEAAVAAEQKMEAKPRSEPRGRLPNFYGQVVSEKQKEEIYEIQSSYQAKLDELIRQIVAIKAERDAKINQTLTPEQLKEVASLRAESEKRQTERRAAATKSENAK; translated from the coding sequence ATGCCTTGTTTTCGATCGATTTCTGCTTGGATGGCGTTGTTGGGACTCTGCGTCGCTGGCTTGGCGACGACGCCAGCGACCGCGGCGGAAGAAGCTGCGGTAGCGGCGGAGCAAAAGATGGAGGCGAAACCGCGGAGCGAGCCGCGGGGGCGATTGCCGAACTTCTATGGGCAAGTCGTCAGCGAAAAGCAAAAGGAAGAGATCTACGAGATCCAGAGTTCGTACCAAGCCAAATTGGACGAACTGATTCGGCAGATCGTCGCGATTAAGGCGGAACGAGACGCCAAAATCAACCAGACGTTGACGCCCGAGCAGCTAAAAGAGGTCGCGAGCCTGCGAGCCGAATCGGAGAAACGGCAGACCGAGCGTCGAGCGGCGGCCACAAAATCGGAAAATGCGAAATAA
- a CDS encoding DUF2750 domain-containing protein, with translation MFSSKRFSAVDLGGQDRLQFFLRVVRENKELWGLYADGWAETVDDDRKKGFVVFPDQEHAQLCATDKWKRYTPKSIKLSSFLERFVEKLAKQKYTIAVFPTPFDGAVQVDPLTIRSELL, from the coding sequence ATGTTTTCCTCGAAACGATTTAGCGCCGTCGACCTGGGCGGCCAGGACCGCCTGCAATTCTTTCTTCGCGTCGTTCGAGAGAACAAAGAGCTGTGGGGACTGTACGCCGACGGTTGGGCCGAAACGGTCGATGACGACCGGAAGAAAGGATTTGTCGTCTTCCCGGATCAGGAACACGCCCAACTCTGCGCGACCGACAAATGGAAGCGTTACACGCCGAAAAGCATTAAGCTATCTAGTTTCCTGGAGCGGTTCGTCGAAAAGCTGGCGAAGCAGAAGTACACGATCGCCGTCTTTCCGACCCCGTTTGATGGAGCGGTCCAAGTCGATCCTCTGACCATCCGCTCGGAACTGCTCTAG
- a CDS encoding NRDE family protein, whose translation MCLLAIQYRSVAEAPILVAANREEFYDRPSSAPSIQSGKPRALCGIDQQAGGTWLGVNQHGLFVGACNRRKMNRPIAPRSRGLLCRELLRASSAQAAVDMAMEALNNDEYDGVNFVVADGRSGWAIHGGDDINAQPLEEGLNLIAGGDLNDSRDERVKLAHRLLTLQTLDSAVKFLAVASKVFARPAAAPGRPGMVMEGREWGTVSSTLIALGKKPRDAIYQFAGGAPTKTPYEDFSPLLRDILSRGLRESRTKTQAS comes from the coding sequence ATGTGCCTACTGGCAATCCAATACCGATCGGTTGCTGAAGCGCCCATTCTGGTCGCCGCTAACCGAGAAGAATTTTACGATCGCCCCAGCTCTGCACCGTCGATTCAGTCTGGCAAGCCGCGCGCTTTGTGCGGAATTGATCAGCAAGCCGGCGGAACTTGGTTGGGCGTCAATCAACACGGGCTGTTCGTCGGTGCGTGCAATCGCCGCAAGATGAATCGCCCCATCGCCCCTCGCTCGCGAGGACTGCTCTGCCGCGAATTGCTTCGCGCCAGCTCGGCCCAAGCGGCTGTCGACATGGCGATGGAAGCGCTGAACAACGATGAGTACGACGGGGTTAACTTCGTGGTTGCTGACGGCCGTAGCGGCTGGGCGATCCACGGGGGCGACGACATCAACGCTCAACCGTTGGAAGAAGGCTTGAACCTGATCGCCGGCGGCGATCTGAACGATTCGCGTGACGAACGCGTGAAGTTGGCTCATCGCCTCTTGACGCTGCAGACGCTCGATTCGGCCGTCAAATTCCTCGCGGTGGCGAGCAAAGTGTTCGCTCGACCCGCGGCCGCTCCGGGACGTCCCGGAATGGTGATGGAAGGTCGCGAATGGGGAACGGTCAGCTCGACGCTGATCGCTCTCGGCAAAAAGCCGCGCGACGCCATCTATCAATTTGCCGGCGGCGCGCCGACCAAGACGCCGTATGAAGATTTCTCGCCGTTGCTGCGAGACATCCTCAGCCGCGGTCTTCGTGAATCGCGTACCAAGACGCAAGCCAGCTAA
- a CDS encoding DUF1559 domain-containing protein has protein sequence MNKFVYGYRYARTGFTLVELLVVIAIIGVLIALLLPAVQQAREAARRTQCKSNLKQLGLALHNYHDIHQSFPPGTLISTGDFTAANIAAWGWNAFLLPQLEQVNLYEQLTVSTRDLHAVMKDAGTRPLSQTRLSVFRCPTDTATDTNDQRRFTNAVYGDIAAGTSNYVGVTGARWSMAEQWKTNGRDPFGMLWPLSRTRFADVTDGTSNTFVIGEREWRDYAATWIGVRNYNGTGNWGLQQSLGLVDVKLNIGDVEGQRGFSSQHAGGAFFLFGDGRVSFIQEDIDFNSGGVNQASPPASQIGLFQRLGRRSDGHVVSEAF, from the coding sequence ATGAACAAATTCGTTTACGGCTACCGGTACGCGCGCACCGGATTCACGTTGGTCGAACTGTTGGTGGTGATCGCGATCATCGGCGTTTTGATCGCTTTGCTGCTGCCGGCGGTGCAACAAGCCCGGGAAGCGGCGCGGCGCACGCAGTGCAAAAGCAATTTGAAGCAACTAGGCTTGGCGCTGCACAACTATCACGACATTCATCAATCGTTCCCGCCAGGAACGTTGATTTCGACCGGCGACTTTACGGCCGCCAATATCGCCGCGTGGGGCTGGAACGCCTTTCTGCTGCCGCAGTTGGAGCAGGTAAATCTCTACGAGCAATTGACCGTCTCCACTCGCGATCTGCACGCCGTGATGAAAGACGCTGGGACGCGGCCGCTATCGCAAACGCGTCTGAGCGTCTTTCGCTGCCCAACCGATACGGCGACGGATACGAATGACCAGCGGAGATTCACCAACGCCGTCTACGGCGATATCGCCGCCGGGACGTCGAACTACGTCGGTGTGACCGGCGCTCGTTGGTCGATGGCCGAGCAATGGAAAACGAACGGGCGAGATCCCTTTGGAATGCTCTGGCCGCTCAGTCGAACCCGCTTCGCCGACGTTACGGATGGTACGAGCAACACGTTCGTCATCGGCGAACGCGAATGGCGCGACTACGCTGCAACTTGGATTGGGGTCCGCAATTACAACGGAACCGGCAACTGGGGACTGCAGCAATCGCTCGGGCTGGTCGACGTCAAGCTGAATATCGGCGACGTCGAAGGGCAACGCGGCTTTAGCAGTCAGCATGCCGGCGGCGCCTTCTTCTTGTTTGGCGACGGACGGGTCAGCTTCATTCAAGAGGACATCGACTTCAACAGCGGCGGCGTTAATCAAGCGAGTCCGCCGGCCAGTCAGATCGGTTTGTTTCAACGTCTCGGTCGCCGTAGCGACGGACATGTCGTTTCCGAAGCCTTCTGA
- a CDS encoding carboxypeptidase regulatory-like domain-containing protein, producing MRAIYRLQTEWALIGFSLLAGCGDAGDPQLGKVTGRVTLDGKTLTEARIEFTPRSGSPSYGTTDQEGNYSLRFTRDRQGAIVGTHTVRIRTFRDEDDAGRRRAERLPDKYNTHSELTGEVIAGENRIDFSLTSQGRVTQPDRGG from the coding sequence ATGCGCGCAATCTATCGACTGCAAACGGAATGGGCCTTGATCGGATTCTCGCTTTTGGCCGGCTGCGGCGATGCGGGAGATCCCCAGCTGGGGAAAGTAACCGGCCGCGTGACGCTGGATGGAAAGACGCTAACGGAAGCGCGAATCGAGTTCACGCCGCGTAGCGGCTCTCCTTCTTACGGAACGACCGATCAAGAAGGGAACTATTCGCTGCGGTTCACCCGCGATCGCCAAGGGGCGATCGTCGGAACGCATACGGTAAGGATTCGGACGTTTCGTGACGAGGATGACGCTGGCCGTCGCCGAGCCGAACGTTTGCCCGACAAGTACAACACGCACAGCGAGCTTACCGGCGAAGTCATCGCCGGCGAAAATCGCATCGACTTCAGCCTGACGTCGCAGGGCCGCGTCACGCAACCGGATCGCGGCGGCTAG
- a CDS encoding carboxypeptidase-like regulatory domain-containing protein — MSNFFPHWKSLSLLAALALSLGCSATKFVPTEYVEGLVTLDGVPIADATVTFQPLEPGQGCAGVGVSDSSGVYRLTTLSNIDGLKPKHGAGVLPGAYQVAVEKVELAPEVQAKIDAGESVAYSEAALKRIFPKRFADPEKSGLVVDVVPGNNDIPLVISSK, encoded by the coding sequence ATGTCCAACTTCTTCCCTCACTGGAAGTCGCTTTCGCTTTTGGCGGCGCTGGCTTTGTCCCTTGGTTGCAGTGCGACGAAGTTCGTACCGACCGAATACGTCGAAGGATTGGTGACGCTCGACGGCGTGCCGATCGCCGACGCCACCGTTACCTTTCAACCGCTGGAACCGGGTCAAGGATGCGCCGGCGTCGGCGTCTCCGATTCGTCCGGCGTCTATCGTCTGACCACGCTAAGCAATATCGACGGCCTGAAGCCGAAGCATGGCGCCGGCGTTCTCCCCGGCGCCTACCAGGTGGCGGTCGAGAAGGTAGAGCTTGCGCCGGAAGTTCAGGCCAAGATCGACGCCGGGGAATCGGTCGCCTACAGCGAAGCCGCCCTCAAACGAATCTTTCCGAAACGGTTCGCCGATCCGGAAAAGTCGGGCCTGGTCGTCGACGTCGTGCCGGGCAACAACGACATTCCTTTGGTGATTTCCTCGAAGTAG
- a CDS encoding DUF1559 domain-containing protein, with product MQSTSRSSAGRLGFTLVELLVVIAIIGVLIALLLPAVQQAREAARRMSCTNNMKQLGIATHTFHDTYGRFPSTYADPLCQPQGGSTAAKYLQQGYLYLLLPYVEQNALYDDLQTKVVVGGANIHNDAGVSTILSAFTCPSDAAASVIDDVDSRGRTNYHGCQGDVWAHYQTTTARGVLARGDVQKRKMSSITDGTSNSVMVAEVKVTPAKSDRHVGSGIAISAPDRKPSSCLARVGADQMLTGNVSTNSHQLGWRWYSGNSPYTLFQTILPPNGPTCGWTAEGAPMVTASSFHPGGVNSLFVDGSVHFIPDTIDVGNSLTVAIPEDYTGPSNYGVWGALGAISDGEVVTLP from the coding sequence ATGCAGTCCACGTCACGATCTTCCGCTGGACGTCTCGGCTTTACCCTGGTTGAACTACTCGTGGTGATCGCCATTATCGGCGTGCTCATCGCACTGCTGCTGCCGGCTGTGCAACAAGCTCGCGAGGCGGCCCGTCGCATGAGCTGCACTAACAACATGAAACAGCTCGGAATCGCCACCCACACGTTTCATGACACCTATGGACGCTTCCCGTCGACGTACGCCGATCCGCTTTGCCAGCCCCAAGGGGGTTCGACGGCGGCGAAGTATTTGCAACAGGGCTACCTCTATCTGCTGTTGCCGTACGTCGAGCAAAACGCCCTGTACGATGACCTGCAAACGAAAGTGGTGGTCGGCGGCGCCAACATCCATAACGATGCCGGCGTAAGCACGATCCTCTCGGCATTCACGTGTCCATCGGACGCCGCCGCTTCGGTCATCGACGATGTCGATAGTCGCGGGCGAACCAACTACCACGGTTGCCAAGGAGACGTCTGGGCCCACTATCAAACGACAACTGCCCGCGGCGTACTTGCCCGCGGCGATGTGCAAAAGCGAAAAATGTCCTCCATCACGGACGGGACCAGCAACTCGGTCATGGTAGCCGAAGTGAAAGTAACCCCGGCGAAATCGGATCGACATGTCGGCTCCGGCATCGCCATTTCGGCGCCTGATCGCAAACCAAGCAGTTGCCTGGCTCGCGTTGGCGCCGATCAGATGTTAACCGGCAACGTCTCGACGAATAGCCACCAACTTGGCTGGCGTTGGTATAGCGGCAATTCTCCCTACACGCTGTTCCAAACCATCTTGCCTCCCAACGGACCGACCTGCGGCTGGACCGCCGAAGGCGCTCCGATGGTCACGGCCAGCAGCTTTCATCCCGGCGGGGTGAATTCGCTCTTTGTTGACGGCTCGGTTCATTTCATTCCGGACACGATCGACGTTGGCAATTCGTTGACGGTTGCGATCCCCGAAGATTACACCGGCCCGTCGAACTATGGCGTCTGGGGCGCTCTGGGCGCGATCAGCGATGGTGAAGTGGTGACGCTTCCCTAA
- a CDS encoding polysaccharide pyruvyl transferase family protein yields the protein MTPASISRRQALGILGLSALGASRLFAAESKPKRILLRSSWQTINIGDIAHTPGVLRLISEYLPETEVTLWPSKVDNGVDELLMANFPQLRIIKDKKQLSAAFDDCDFLLHGSGASLVAENDVRRWAKETGKPYGIYGITFPPKKSHQTTASSEKELASAVEMLNGARFVYFRDSRSLAFAKEKGAHAPIMQFGPDGAFACDLRDDAKADAFLKKHDLETGKFLCCIPRLRYTPSWIYKKTDVEPDKHARNEEMKEHDHAPLRQAIIDVVTKTDMKVLVCPEDQTQMQIGKEMLVDKLPAAVRKRVVWRPNYWLTGEAVSVYIRSAGLFGNEMHSPIMCIGHGVPAVVCRWAEQTTKGYMWDDIGLSDWLFDMDDPASVAKIAPTVLNIAQHPAAAKEKAVAAQHRVEAIQAETMAVLGRELAKT from the coding sequence ATGACCCCAGCATCCATCAGCCGCCGCCAAGCTCTTGGCATTCTTGGTCTGTCCGCCCTCGGCGCTTCCCGCCTGTTCGCCGCCGAATCAAAACCGAAGCGGATCTTGCTCCGCTCTTCGTGGCAGACGATCAACATCGGCGACATCGCCCACACGCCTGGCGTGCTCCGTTTGATCTCGGAGTACTTGCCGGAGACCGAAGTGACCCTTTGGCCGAGCAAAGTCGACAACGGCGTCGATGAATTGCTGATGGCCAACTTCCCCCAGCTACGGATCATCAAGGACAAGAAGCAACTGTCGGCCGCCTTTGACGATTGCGATTTCCTGCTGCATGGATCGGGAGCTTCGTTGGTCGCCGAGAATGACGTCCGCCGCTGGGCGAAAGAGACCGGCAAGCCGTACGGCATTTATGGAATCACCTTCCCGCCGAAGAAGTCGCATCAAACGACCGCTTCGAGCGAAAAGGAGTTGGCCAGCGCCGTCGAAATGCTCAATGGCGCCCGCTTCGTCTATTTCCGCGACTCCCGCTCGCTCGCCTTCGCGAAAGAAAAAGGCGCCCACGCGCCGATCATGCAGTTCGGTCCCGATGGAGCGTTCGCCTGCGATTTGCGCGACGACGCTAAGGCCGATGCGTTCCTGAAAAAGCATGACCTGGAAACCGGCAAGTTCCTCTGCTGCATTCCGCGACTCCGTTACACCCCTTCGTGGATCTATAAGAAAACCGACGTTGAACCGGACAAACATGCTCGCAACGAGGAAATGAAAGAGCACGATCACGCGCCGCTTCGTCAGGCGATCATCGACGTCGTGACCAAGACCGACATGAAGGTGCTGGTCTGCCCGGAAGACCAAACGCAGATGCAGATCGGCAAAGAGATGCTGGTCGACAAACTGCCGGCCGCCGTGCGGAAGCGCGTCGTCTGGCGGCCAAACTATTGGTTGACCGGCGAAGCGGTCAGCGTCTACATCCGCAGCGCCGGCCTCTTCGGCAACGAGATGCACTCGCCGATCATGTGCATCGGCCACGGCGTTCCCGCCGTCGTCTGTCGCTGGGCTGAACAGACGACCAAGGGGTACATGTGGGACGACATCGGCTTGTCCGATTGGCTGTTTGACATGGACGACCCGGCGAGCGTCGCCAAGATCGCCCCGACGGTGCTCAACATCGCCCAGCATCCGGCAGCCGCCAAAGAAAAAGCGGTCGCGGCCCAGCACCGCGTCGAAGCGATCCAAGCCGAAACGATGGCGGTGCTCGGGCGAGAATTGGCGAAGACGTAA